Proteins encoded in a region of the Flavobacteriaceae bacterium HL-DH10 genome:
- a CDS encoding glycoside hydrolase family 28 protein, whose amino-acid sequence MKKILFLICFFIGMTSLVYAAKPHPPKEYLITLFGAKGDSATLNTKAIQACIDKCSADGGGTVVIPKGVFISGAIFLKNNVNILIEKDGTLKGSVNQNDYPQIETRWEGTERIWTAALLNAESLKNFSLTGEGTIDGSGDIWRVKKLEASHNKRLGRPRLIGIQNCENVNIEGLRIHNQASWGLFVLYSTDVAIKGLNITADHNIPSSDGIDIDSSNKIHISDTFIDVNDDCISIKSGKDEDGRRVNRPSENILIENCHFAYGHGGVAMGSEMSGGIRNVEIRNCIIDSQNWAPIRFKSQPSRGGIVENITYRDITLNNTRKAFEFNMAWRMINPKPPAKKLPIVRNIKIINVSGTVDSVGDMSGLENSPILGVTFENCNITAKKGFTLKHVNDLDISGLTINGVTGEAIIKE is encoded by the coding sequence ATGAAGAAAATACTCTTTTTAATCTGTTTTTTTATTGGAATGACCAGTTTAGTTTACGCTGCAAAACCCCATCCTCCAAAAGAATATTTAATCACTCTGTTTGGCGCCAAGGGAGATAGCGCTACTCTGAACACGAAAGCTATACAAGCATGCATTGACAAGTGTAGTGCAGATGGTGGTGGCACCGTAGTGATTCCTAAAGGTGTATTTATAAGTGGAGCGATATTCCTTAAAAACAACGTTAATATTTTGATTGAAAAAGACGGAACATTAAAAGGATCTGTCAATCAAAATGATTACCCGCAAATAGAAACCCGTTGGGAAGGCACAGAGAGAATATGGACAGCTGCGCTATTAAACGCTGAGAGTCTTAAAAACTTCTCTCTAACTGGAGAAGGAACTATAGATGGTTCTGGAGATATATGGAGAGTAAAAAAACTAGAAGCATCTCATAATAAAAGATTAGGACGCCCTCGTTTAATAGGTATTCAAAACTGTGAAAATGTTAACATAGAAGGATTGCGCATACACAATCAAGCATCTTGGGGTTTGTTTGTGCTATATAGTACTGACGTAGCTATTAAAGGGTTAAATATTACTGCCGACCATAATATTCCTAGTTCTGATGGGATAGATATTGATTCGAGCAATAAAATCCATATTTCAGATACTTTTATCGATGTGAATGATGATTGTATCTCTATTAAATCCGGGAAAGATGAAGATGGTCGTCGGGTAAATCGTCCTTCTGAAAATATTCTTATTGAAAATTGCCACTTTGCTTATGGACACGGAGGTGTTGCTATGGGGAGTGAAATGTCAGGTGGCATTAGAAACGTTGAAATACGCAATTGTATTATTGATTCTCAAAATTGGGCACCAATACGTTTTAAATCACAACCAAGTCGAGGAGGCATTGTAGAAAATATTACTTACCGAGATATCACGCTAAACAACACTAGAAAGGCATTTGAGTTTAATATGGCATGGCGAATGATTAATCCAAAACCTCCAGCTAAAAAACTTCCTATAGTGCGAAATATTAAAATTATTAATGTTTCGGGCACTGTAGATTCTGTAGGAGATATGAGCGGTCTTGAGAATAGCCCAATTTTAGGGGTAACGTTCGAAAATTGTAATATAACGGCTAAAAAAGGATTTACATTAAAACATGTAAACGATTTAGATATCTCTGGACTTACCATCAATGGCGTGACGGGTGAAGCTATAATAAAAGAATAA
- a CDS encoding DUF5597 domain-containing protein codes for MFLSLYTFGQSKNNKQIPHLQKKGEATQLIVDGKPFLVLGGELHNSSTSNLTYMEPIFPYLSSINLNTTLAAISWDLVEPKEGKYDFTLLDGVLKQARQNNMRLMILWFGSWKNGLSHYVPDWVKADYKRFPRVKLADGNATETISPLCTEARDLDAKAFEALMKHLKKNDTERTVIMVQVENEVGIIGAARDHSKAANNEFAKQVPEALISYIKQNQNDILPELKKRWEDAGALSSGTWTEVFGTGYRTDEIFMAYQYATYMDAIAAAGKAEYDLPMFVNAWIVQPEDHIPGNYPSGGPQSINHDIYRMAAPHIDILTPDIYLPDFKEITDLYTHKWNPLFIPESFTDSIGVASAFYTIGYHKGIGYSPFGIDGYRGKENNNNIKLSKGYKLLADMMPVITEAQSSGTITAAYLKDDKPEQTIILGDYKIEVALRRTRGQKSKLKMGYAIIINNAPNEFILAGEGLQFTFYPATPGPKTVGFASVYEGEFNNGEWTAGRKLNGDNIMLNYVLADEAAQNKTGSVARFEKSEPEALKVKLYRFE; via the coding sequence ATGTTTTTGAGCCTTTATACATTTGGGCAATCAAAAAACAACAAACAAATACCGCATTTACAAAAAAAAGGGGAAGCTACCCAATTAATTGTTGATGGAAAACCTTTTCTTGTTTTAGGAGGAGAACTTCATAATTCAAGTACCTCAAATCTTACTTATATGGAACCTATTTTTCCATACCTATCTTCAATCAATCTTAATACCACACTTGCTGCCATAAGTTGGGATTTAGTTGAGCCTAAAGAAGGTAAGTATGATTTCACCCTTCTTGATGGCGTATTAAAACAAGCAAGACAAAACAATATGCGTTTGATGATATTATGGTTTGGTAGCTGGAAAAATGGTCTGTCGCACTACGTCCCTGATTGGGTAAAAGCCGATTATAAGCGTTTTCCTAGAGTAAAATTAGCCGATGGAAATGCCACAGAAACTATTAGCCCTTTGTGTACGGAAGCTAGAGATTTAGATGCCAAGGCATTTGAAGCCCTAATGAAACACCTTAAAAAAAATGATACAGAACGTACTGTAATTATGGTACAAGTGGAGAACGAAGTAGGTATTATTGGTGCTGCTAGAGACCATTCTAAAGCTGCTAATAATGAATTTGCTAAACAAGTTCCTGAAGCTTTAATTTCATATATTAAACAAAACCAAAACGACATACTACCAGAACTTAAAAAGAGATGGGAAGATGCTGGGGCATTAAGTTCGGGTACTTGGACTGAAGTATTTGGAACAGGTTACCGTACAGACGAAATTTTCATGGCATACCAATATGCTACTTATATGGATGCTATAGCCGCGGCAGGAAAAGCCGAATATGATTTACCTATGTTTGTAAATGCATGGATTGTTCAGCCTGAAGACCATATCCCAGGGAATTACCCAAGTGGTGGTCCGCAATCCATCAATCATGACATATATCGTATGGCGGCACCACATATCGATATTTTAACTCCTGATATCTATCTGCCCGATTTTAAAGAAATTACAGATTTATATACCCACAAGTGGAATCCACTTTTCATACCAGAATCATTTACAGATTCCATTGGAGTTGCAAGTGCTTTCTACACTATTGGTTATCATAAAGGCATTGGTTATTCTCCTTTTGGAATTGATGGTTACAGAGGAAAAGAAAACAACAACAATATCAAATTGTCCAAAGGTTATAAGTTATTAGCAGATATGATGCCAGTGATAACAGAGGCACAATCTTCAGGTACCATTACGGCTGCTTATTTAAAAGATGACAAACCTGAACAAACTATTATTTTGGGTGATTATAAAATTGAAGTTGCTTTGAGAAGAACACGTGGGCAAAAAAGCAAACTAAAAATGGGTTATGCCATCATTATAAACAATGCACCAAATGAATTCATTTTAGCGGGTGAGGGACTTCAATTTACTTTTTATCCAGCAACGCCAGGGCCTAAAACCGTAGGTTTTGCTTCAGTATATGAAGGTGAATTTAATAATGGGGAATGGACTGCTGGCAGAAAATTAAACGGCGATAATATTATGCTAAATTACGTTTTGGCAGACGAAGCCGCACAAAACAAAACAGGTAGTGTTGCAAGGTTTGAAAAAAGTGAACCAGAAGCACTTAAAGTAAAGCTTTACCGATTCGAATAA
- a CDS encoding glycoside hydrolase family 2 TIM barrel-domain containing protein, translated as MKLIKLFILLFSTVVFSQKTETQYLSGTDATNTVEWDFFCSDGMNSGKWSTIAVPSCWEQQGFGNYNYGTNPFEERKNETGLYRYNFKVPKNWKNKEITIVFEGVMTDAEVKINGKLAGPIHQGAFYQFKYDITKLIKTDTENKLEVFVKKHSDNRSVSLAERKADFWVFGGVFRSVFLEAKPQININRVAIDAKANGSFQADVYIKNPKKVSSLQIEIQSLTGESEAVFHQDIISEITRVSVELKNPKTWNPETPNLYHALFSILDKNGKVVHQYKERFGFRTIEVRESDGIYVNNVKIKMQGVNRHTFHPKYGRTSSKELSIEAVNLMKEMNMNAVRMSHYSPDKHFLNACDSIGLIVLDELTAWQKPSYDDVVGRKLLEELIADDVNHPSIILWSNGNEGGENNNLNDDFTQLDIQKRKVIHPWQDYDLTNTIHYINYNYLANDGFSKRKVFFPTEFLHGLYDGGHGAGLDDYWFRMWNDPLCAGGFLWVFADEAVERTDRNNELDTDGNHAPDGIVGPYNEKEGSYFTIKDIWAPIQFEKRYITPEFNGILNIENRYFYTNLNQCSIIAEWVNFSKPDEQANETIGKTEKISINLAPTNKGQLQVELPKNWQQFDALRIVATNQYGKNINTWNWPVKNAVTKTDELIPQSSAPKPRLEETASELNVTLENLNITFNKQNGTIIKLLKKGVLIPLSNGPVFVSKNKKVKASKHYFENNKLIIEVTFENNDYFKWKIDNNGMVGLDITYEPSNNCLFAGVTFDFPEKYITGMKWLGNGPYRVYKNRMKGVNFGLWEKAYNNSITGESGYLYPEFKGYHSNIYWAEIQGKETPGFKVYVQSNDIFLRMLTPENATDPGETKMEYPSGDISFLNGINAMGTKFKDASASGPQSIPYYFNSTKIHGGKLQMNLVFDFN; from the coding sequence ATGAAACTAATTAAACTATTTATTTTACTGTTTTCTACTGTTGTGTTTTCGCAAAAAACCGAAACACAATATCTATCAGGAACAGATGCCACAAATACTGTTGAATGGGATTTTTTCTGTTCAGACGGGATGAATTCTGGTAAATGGTCAACCATTGCCGTACCATCTTGTTGGGAGCAACAAGGTTTTGGAAATTATAATTATGGAACCAATCCATTTGAGGAACGTAAAAATGAAACTGGGCTATATAGATATAATTTCAAAGTACCAAAAAACTGGAAAAACAAAGAAATTACGATTGTTTTTGAAGGTGTGATGACGGATGCTGAAGTTAAAATAAATGGAAAATTAGCAGGCCCTATACATCAAGGAGCATTTTATCAATTTAAATATGATATTACTAAACTCATTAAGACTGACACAGAAAATAAATTGGAAGTTTTTGTAAAAAAACATTCTGATAATAGGTCTGTTAGCCTTGCAGAACGTAAAGCTGATTTTTGGGTTTTCGGAGGAGTTTTTCGTTCCGTATTTTTGGAAGCTAAACCACAAATTAACATAAATCGTGTTGCTATTGATGCCAAAGCAAATGGTTCGTTTCAAGCAGATGTATATATCAAAAATCCAAAGAAAGTTTCCTCATTACAAATAGAAATTCAAAGTTTAACAGGTGAGTCTGAAGCTGTATTTCATCAAGATATTATTTCAGAAATCACCAGAGTTTCGGTGGAACTTAAAAATCCAAAAACATGGAATCCAGAAACGCCTAATTTATATCATGCATTATTTTCTATTTTAGATAAAAACGGTAAAGTAGTTCATCAATATAAAGAACGATTTGGTTTTAGAACTATTGAAGTTCGTGAAAGTGATGGTATTTATGTAAATAACGTAAAAATAAAGATGCAAGGAGTTAACAGGCATACCTTTCATCCAAAATACGGAAGAACCTCATCTAAAGAACTAAGTATAGAAGCCGTTAACTTAATGAAAGAAATGAATATGAATGCTGTGCGAATGTCTCATTATTCGCCCGACAAACATTTTCTTAACGCTTGTGACTCTATTGGATTGATTGTTTTAGATGAACTAACCGCATGGCAAAAACCATCATACGATGATGTTGTTGGAAGGAAATTATTGGAAGAATTAATTGCGGATGATGTAAATCACCCAAGCATTATTCTTTGGAGTAATGGTAATGAAGGCGGAGAGAATAATAATTTAAACGATGATTTTACTCAATTAGACATTCAAAAACGAAAAGTAATTCATCCGTGGCAAGATTATGATTTAACCAATACAATACATTATATCAATTATAATTATTTAGCAAATGACGGTTTTAGCAAACGAAAAGTTTTTTTTCCTACCGAATTTCTCCATGGGCTTTATGATGGTGGACATGGTGCAGGACTAGATGATTATTGGTTTAGAATGTGGAATGACCCGCTTTGTGCAGGCGGTTTTTTATGGGTATTTGCAGATGAAGCTGTTGAGCGTACCGACCGAAATAATGAATTGGACACAGACGGAAACCATGCTCCTGATGGTATTGTTGGGCCTTATAATGAAAAAGAAGGTAGCTATTTTACTATCAAAGATATATGGGCTCCTATTCAATTTGAAAAGCGATATATAACCCCAGAATTTAATGGCATACTAAATATTGAAAACAGATATTTTTATACCAACTTAAATCAATGCTCTATAATAGCTGAATGGGTGAATTTTTCAAAACCCGATGAACAAGCAAACGAAACGATTGGAAAAACAGAAAAAATTTCAATAAATCTAGCTCCTACAAATAAAGGACAATTACAAGTTGAACTTCCCAAAAATTGGCAGCAATTTGATGCGCTTCGTATTGTAGCAACGAATCAATATGGAAAAAACATTAACACTTGGAATTGGCCAGTTAAAAATGCTGTAACAAAAACAGATGAATTAATTCCCCAATCTTCCGCCCCTAAACCGAGGCTGGAAGAAACAGCTTCAGAACTAAACGTAACATTAGAAAATTTGAATATTACATTCAACAAACAAAATGGTACTATTATTAAACTCTTAAAAAAGGGTGTACTTATTCCACTAAGTAATGGCCCTGTTTTTGTTAGTAAGAATAAAAAAGTAAAAGCATCTAAACATTATTTTGAAAACAATAAATTAATCATAGAAGTCACATTCGAAAATAACGATTATTTTAAGTGGAAGATTGACAATAATGGTATGGTTGGTCTTGATATTACTTATGAACCAAGCAATAATTGTTTATTTGCAGGTGTTACTTTTGACTTTCCAGAAAAATACATTACTGGTATGAAATGGTTAGGAAATGGGCCTTATCGTGTATACAAAAATCGTATGAAAGGCGTTAATTTTGGCCTTTGGGAAAAGGCATATAACAACTCCATAACTGGAGAGTCAGGTTACTTGTATCCAGAATTTAAAGGGTATCATTCAAATATTTATTGGGCTGAAATACAAGGAAAGGAAACTCCTGGTTTTAAAGTTTATGTACAAAGTAATGATATTTTTCTACGTATGTTAACTCCAGAAAATGCGACAGATCCAGGTGAAACCAAGATGGAATATCCTTCGGGAGATATTTCATTTCTAAACGGAATAAACGCTATGGGCACTAAATTTAAAGATGCCTCTGCATCAGGTCCGCAATCTATTCCTTATTACTTTAATTCAACAAAAATTCATGGTGGAAAATTACAAATGAATTTGGTTTTTGATTTTAATTAA
- the cysQ gene encoding 3'(2'),5'-bisphosphate nucleotidase CysQ, translating into MNNYLNISIKAAVEAGKEILKIYENEFKIVEKEDKSPLTEADTASNNIITHYLKDTKTPIISEEIKNIAFSERKKWKTCWIVDPLDGTKEFIKRNGEFTVNIAMVENGIPIYGVIYVPVTRELYYADVSKGEAYKTLLNNEHESDKDFFLKTDLIAPTKDTENLLRVVGSRSHMNDHTLNFIDEQKKNYKEIDIVSKGSSLKFCLVAEGKADIYPRFAPTMEWDTAAGHAICKAVGLSVISKETNKELLYNKNDLLNSYFVVRK; encoded by the coding sequence GTGAACAATTATTTAAATATCTCTATTAAAGCAGCTGTTGAGGCTGGGAAAGAAATTTTAAAAATTTATGAAAATGAATTTAAAATTGTTGAAAAAGAAGATAAATCACCTTTAACAGAGGCAGATACAGCTTCTAATAATATTATTACTCATTATTTAAAGGACACAAAAACACCAATTATTAGTGAAGAAATTAAGAATATCGCATTTTCTGAACGAAAGAAATGGAAAACCTGTTGGATTGTTGACCCATTAGATGGAACAAAAGAATTTATTAAAAGAAACGGTGAGTTTACAGTAAATATAGCTATGGTTGAAAATGGAATCCCAATCTATGGGGTTATATACGTTCCAGTTACCAGAGAACTCTATTATGCCGATGTTTCTAAGGGCGAAGCATATAAAACGCTCTTAAATAATGAACATGAATCGGATAAAGATTTTTTTTTAAAAACAGATTTAATCGCTCCTACAAAAGATACTGAAAATCTTCTAAGAGTGGTTGGAAGTCGTTCGCACATGAATGACCATACCCTTAATTTTATAGATGAACAGAAAAAAAACTACAAAGAAATAGATATAGTTTCTAAAGGTAGTTCCTTAAAATTTTGTCTTGTTGCAGAAGGGAAGGCCGATATTTACCCAAGATTTGCTCCTACCATGGAATGGGATACCGCAGCCGGACATGCTATTTGTAAAGCCGTTGGGCTGTCTGTTATTTCAAAAGAAACAAATAAAGAATTGTTATACAATAAGAATGATCTATTGAATAGCTATTTTGTAGTTAGAAAATAA
- a CDS encoding DUF2061 domain-containing protein: MADDSHKRHVLKAITWRLVGTLDTIILSTFISGDATIGLKIGISEFITKMILYYFHERIWYRFNLPNSKKRHILKTFSWRFIGSLDTFILSWIISGNPLTGLKIGIAEVLTKMILYYLHERIWYGSNFGLEKKKKNRLQR; encoded by the coding sequence ATGGCAGATGATTCACATAAACGTCATGTATTAAAGGCAATAACTTGGAGACTGGTAGGTACTCTTGATACTATAATATTATCTACATTTATTTCAGGGGATGCAACTATAGGTTTAAAGATTGGTATATCAGAATTTATCACCAAAATGATTTTATACTATTTTCATGAGCGTATTTGGTATCGATTCAATTTACCTAACAGTAAGAAAAGACACATATTAAAAACTTTTAGTTGGAGATTTATAGGTAGTTTAGATACATTTATATTATCCTGGATAATTTCTGGAAACCCTTTAACAGGACTAAAAATTGGTATAGCAGAAGTGCTTACAAAAATGATTTTGTATTATCTTCATGAAAGAATATGGTACGGATCTAACTTTGGTTTAGAAAAAAAAAAAAAAAATAGACTTCAAAGATGA
- the cysC gene encoding adenylyl-sulfate kinase: protein MKNNVFQQNYIITRKERMLANGHNSFLIFFTGLSGSGKSTIACTLEEKLFEKGFKTYVLDGDNIRKGINRNLGFSPEDRSENNRRIGEISKLFIDAGIVVLAAFVSPYRKDRDFIKNTVGHHNFIEIFMNTSLEECERRDVKGLYAKARKGEIKNMTGISAPYEKPLNPDIEITQQRSIEEAVNIIYNYIEEKLQFKK, encoded by the coding sequence ATGAAAAACAATGTGTTTCAACAAAATTATATAATTACACGTAAGGAAAGAATGTTAGCCAATGGTCATAATTCTTTCCTAATATTTTTTACGGGATTATCTGGATCAGGCAAATCTACTATTGCGTGTACTTTAGAAGAAAAACTATTTGAAAAAGGGTTTAAAACCTATGTTCTTGATGGCGATAACATTAGAAAAGGAATAAATAGAAATCTAGGGTTTTCACCAGAGGATCGTTCCGAAAACAACCGGCGCATAGGTGAAATTTCTAAACTATTTATAGATGCTGGCATTGTTGTTTTAGCGGCGTTCGTTTCGCCCTATAGAAAAGATAGGGATTTTATAAAGAACACCGTAGGTCACCATAACTTTATTGAAATATTTATGAACACTAGTTTAGAGGAATGCGAGAGAAGAGATGTAAAAGGCTTGTATGCTAAGGCTCGTAAAGGAGAAATAAAAAACATGACTGGTATTAGTGCGCCTTATGAAAAACCTTTGAATCCTGATATTGAAATAACACAACAACGTTCTATAGAAGAAGCCGTTAATATAATTTACAATTATATAGAAGAAAAACTACAATTCAAGAAATAA
- a CDS encoding MFS transporter → MNSESWQVKATILLVSSLTIMSMITISASLPDMTKSFSYLPNAASLVKLVLSFPGLFIAISAIGAGLIIDKFGRLKLLGIALVLYAIGGSSGYWLDNIYLILAGRALLGISVGISMTIVTTLVADYYQGKARQKFAGIQIAVMSIGGIIFITLGGFLADINWRVPFLLYFFSILILPFTYLYLKEPTKYLEVKPLDKSIKSPKIIWFVFINIMLMWIIFFIIPVQVPFYLKSLGVEKNALIGIAIASSTFFSAVSAFSYSKIKDKLNFQQVFCLGYFLMALGFITMAISSSFLMVILGVIFTGLGMGVLIPNANIWVMQLAPIEIRGREIGRLTTFWFMGQFLSPILLLPLLKIISLAQLFYVISIILIGLSLLFFILHLKRKK, encoded by the coding sequence ATGAATTCAGAAAGCTGGCAAGTTAAAGCCACTATATTGTTAGTGAGTAGTCTTACAATCATGTCCATGATAACTATATCGGCGTCACTTCCTGATATGACGAAATCATTTTCTTATTTACCTAATGCAGCTAGTTTAGTTAAGCTTGTGTTGTCATTTCCTGGTCTTTTTATAGCCATAAGCGCCATAGGTGCAGGATTGATAATTGATAAATTTGGGCGTCTTAAATTGTTAGGAATAGCACTTGTTTTGTATGCAATTGGAGGTAGTTCAGGGTATTGGTTAGATAATATTTATCTTATCCTGGCAGGAAGAGCCTTATTGGGTATTAGTGTTGGAATTTCAATGACGATAGTAACTACATTGGTTGCAGATTATTATCAAGGAAAAGCGAGACAGAAGTTTGCTGGCATACAAATAGCAGTTATGTCTATTGGAGGTATAATATTTATAACACTTGGTGGTTTTTTGGCTGATATTAATTGGAGAGTGCCTTTTTTGCTTTACTTTTTTTCAATACTTATCCTACCATTTACTTATTTGTATTTAAAAGAACCCACAAAATATTTAGAAGTAAAACCATTAGATAAATCTATAAAATCACCTAAAATTATTTGGTTTGTTTTTATAAACATCATGCTGATGTGGATTATATTTTTCATCATTCCAGTTCAGGTTCCCTTTTATTTAAAATCATTAGGTGTTGAAAAAAACGCATTAATAGGTATAGCAATAGCTTCTAGTACTTTTTTTTCGGCTGTTTCAGCTTTTTCATACTCAAAAATAAAGGATAAACTGAATTTTCAACAAGTGTTTTGTTTGGGGTATTTTTTAATGGCCTTGGGATTTATTACAATGGCCATATCATCTAGTTTTTTAATGGTAATATTAGGTGTTATATTCACTGGTTTGGGCATGGGAGTTTTAATACCAAATGCTAATATTTGGGTGATGCAACTAGCACCTATAGAAATACGTGGTAGAGAAATAGGAAGGTTAACCACATTTTGGTTTATGGGGCAGTTTTTATCTCCTATTTTGTTGCTGCCACTTTTAAAAATTATTTCACTAGCCCAATTATTTTATGTTATTTCAATTATTTTAATTGGTTTAAGCTTGTTGTTTTTTATTTTACATTTAAAACGAAAAAAATGA
- a CDS encoding sulfotransferase, with protein sequence MSIKIIGAGFPRTGTNTLKVSLVTLGYCKHVYHMKELLVNPERLHYWKTLDETGNTDWEALYEGYDGTVDFPGYPWYKEHMKNYPDAKVILTIRDFESWYKSVDSTVFRAGPQTPVEKIKMISKLLLSARTRKVVKVIKWFKKVFFADELEGKFLDKAFAEKVWNEHIADVKASVPSDKLLVYDVRDGWGPLCKFLGVKEPKEPLPHLNKKENFKEMLPKLMKGQMV encoded by the coding sequence ATGTCAATAAAAATTATAGGAGCTGGATTTCCAAGAACAGGAACCAATACGCTAAAAGTATCCCTTGTAACTTTGGGCTACTGCAAACATGTGTACCATATGAAAGAGCTATTAGTGAACCCAGAGCGACTTCATTATTGGAAAACTCTCGATGAAACAGGAAATACAGACTGGGAAGCGCTTTATGAAGGATATGATGGTACGGTAGATTTTCCTGGGTATCCATGGTATAAGGAACATATGAAAAACTATCCTGATGCAAAGGTAATTCTTACTATTAGGGATTTTGAATCTTGGTATAAAAGTGTTGATAGTACAGTGTTTAGGGCTGGACCCCAAACCCCAGTTGAAAAAATTAAAATGATAAGTAAATTGCTTTTAAGTGCAAGGACGCGAAAAGTAGTTAAAGTTATTAAATGGTTCAAGAAAGTCTTTTTTGCTGATGAATTGGAAGGTAAGTTTCTAGATAAGGCCTTTGCTGAAAAAGTTTGGAATGAACATATTGCCGACGTAAAAGCAAGTGTGCCAAGCGATAAATTATTAGTTTATGATGTGAGAGATGGTTGGGGGCCGTTGTGTAAATTTTTAGGAGTAAAGGAACCAAAAGAACCGCTTCCACATTTAAATAAAAAAGAGAATTTTAAGGAAATGCTTCCAAAATTAATGAAAGGTCAAATGGTTTAA